Genomic segment of Sebastes umbrosus isolate fSebUmb1 chromosome 22, fSebUmb1.pri, whole genome shotgun sequence:
AAATAATTTTGGAAAATTCAATTAAAAGCCTATTTGTTATGAGCTGAGATGATTGGTACTGGAAGAAATGGAAACTTGAGGAAGAGTTATCCTAGAAGTATCTGAATTTAAATTGTGAAACCCAGCTGGTTAACAGTAACACGTCTTGTGCTGCAGGTCAAATGGATCTGTCGGTTGTATTGTACACTGATGTCACCAGCACACGGAAGAGCAACCAaaaaagtaaacacacacacacacactcacttgttgttgaacacagtacacagaaactacctttttgtatgtatttattcatcttaTCGTCGCTGCTCATGCTACCAACCCTGCTGGCTAACTAGCTAAACTGTGTTGCAACCAGTGATCAACCTGctgaagtgaagccaatgctgaagtgccttaaacctgcattctctctaacagccagcagggggcgactcctctggttgctaaaagaagtctgattatatagaagtcttcTGACACATTTTGAATCAATCAACGCTCCTCAGAGAGTTTCCTTTTTCTGTTCATTTGCtccactctctttttttttctttcttcaggTGAACCACTGAGGAGGGACTCCATGTTGCTGTCTACTGTCGCTGTATACAGACGTGTTAACACATCAAGCCGTGTGTTGATTTACAAAGCCTGAAACTCTACTGCTGATCAAGAGAAGCCAGGAAACTCATCGCCTGTTGtacactgttaaaaaaaaggaaaaagttgGGAAAACTCAAGGCAACAAACTTCAGCAAAATTTTAAGTTAGGCAATTTAACATTAAGTTTTGCTTTTGAGTTTGTTCAACTTTCAAtcatcattttcaaaataagttgCAGTAACTTATAATTTCACATTGTAACAACTTTGAATTCTCTGTCAACTTTAATACAAGATGGAGTAAATTAAATCTGTACATACTACCCACTTCATTTCAGTTGAGTTAATTTAGTGGAATAAGGATTGCGTACTGCAATGGTTAAGTAGCTGTGCAAATGCATCAATCAGGACCAATGACTACCCATCAAATGCATACATAATTACAGATGCAACATCTAtattcaaaactttttttgtttttgtttatcaaaACACATGGCCTCGTTCCAAAGGATTTGATTGAGGCTAAATTAATGGGAACTGTTGACACCCACAACTGTCCCAGACTTAGCACTTAATTGTATACTAGCATGCATCACATCTTGAACACCAAAATACAGTGAGGTAGCAGTTGTGTGGGTGTTGCAAGCATAGCAAGATGGAGTTATACAGGGAAAAGTCAGGTGACGGAtcgagagaggaaagaagatcGCGGGAAAAGGAGACGGATgagagagggaaatggagaaaaagggaaaaaaaggagagaatagaggtggagagagggaacttgagaaaaagaagagagaaaagggggagAGAGTAAAAGCAGCGAAGGTAGAGGAGGAATATAAGATATCATTTTTAAACTCAAAGTGTATTTAGTCCAAACAATGActtcaatattttagtttcaAAATCAACAAaggagaaattgtatttttactttttaacatttttatattgaatgtacatacttgactttggatcttatttacattgttattgatcttatttgttattatctacttgatcatatttcattattataataaaactactccatttggagtcaaaattatacaattgagttgtgtttttattgattttatactgagcacaatggtagaatgaaAGGAGGCTCTCCATTAAAGCACGTAACGCTGGTGCAGCTTcatgttattaatatattacTGCTGACGCTGTGATGGTGAACCACCTTCTCTACTTATACTTAAGGTCGATCACCTTTATCTTTAGCACGCATGAACTCGTGTTGCACACTTCTTTTTTTGGATCCAAACCAGTGAGATTATTATCTGCACTATACCGTAGCAGCTCTGTCTCACATAGAGATATTTTCAGATCTACAATTTAAACCAGAAGTGattgaaacaggaagaggaggttCTGACCTAAATCATGTCTCAGCTGTGTGATGCTCAGACAGTCAGCAGCAAGACGTCATGGAGGTCACAGCTCTCTGCATCAGACTGAGTGAGTACTGACACTTTGTGTAACTCTCTCTGCTGATAAATATGTTCACTGTGTGAAGTAcagctctctttttgtctctccaGTGGTGGAGGTGTTGGTCCTGCTGGTTGTTAACCACGGTTACTTGGCTCAGAAAACTGGTAAGTTTCACTTTATTATTTAGCCGACAGAAGCTGCTAAACTTTCTGTAACTACGGTCACTTTAGACTctcccaaataaaataaaaagtggttaagattttaatctgtaaaatgtttattttttaaggttTTCATCCCTTGTTCCTATTAAATGTCCTTACTGCAACaatgttcattttatacattttgatttcataatttctataatattgtttttaatttatttattcaatattattattattatttgtattattatttatatttatgttttataaaaattaaattaactttcatCAACATTTGTGCAtcataaatattgatataaaaacatatttttaaaaatagggAATTTCATGACACCAAATATCTTGTgttttatgacagatattgcaatTCTAACGTCTTGACATGTTGCGGAGATTTTTGCTAACATGTCAGATAAATGTCAGCTAGCGAGGTGTGCTTTGTTAGCTTTGACTCTTAGCATCTAATCTACATGAATTCAACAGTAATATGAAGTTATTGTTTAAATGTTACTGAGCTGTAtggtgagaagaagaagatctTGAGGGTCACCATGTTTCACTGCTGGGACTTAAAAAATTGCCGTAGTTACAGAATCATCATGTTTCTGTAAATGCATGCtgaataattaatttgatttgctctctctgtgtctctgtctgcagcTTTTCCTCGTGTTCGTCCAGACAgactgcagttttttgaataTGAGACCGTCAGTGTGGACTGTGAAGAGTTCGGTGGATTGACTGAGTGGAGAGTGATGACGAAGCTCCACAAAAGTCCATCAAACTCTTACTGGAACTCCTCAGCAGCATCCTGCACCATTCATCCCGTCTTTGAGAGCCACAGTGGGGAGTTCTGGTGTGAAGATGAAGGAGGCAACACAAGTGCTGCTGTCAACATCGCCGTCACTGGTATGTTTTAATTGcacttgttttattattttacccaCAAAGCGCTTCCAGCTAGAAAagtcaaaatgaataaataataacatgCAATGATATATTGTAATGGAATGGACCGTGTTATCATTGTTCTACACATAGTACAACATGTTAAATAATGTTAAACATAAAATATCTTTCTACCAGCTGGTTCTGTGATCCTGGAAGTTCCCGCCCGTCCCGTGGTGGAGGGATACGACGTGACTCTTCACTGTAGAAAGAAGAAATCTCAGTCAAAACACATTGCTGATTTCTACAAAGATGGTTCCCGCCTCGGGACCCAGTATGAAAACAACTTGATGATCCAAAATGTTTCCAAGTCTGATGAAGGATTCTACAAGTGCAGCATCTCTGGAGCCGGAGACTCCCCACAGAGCTGGCTGGCTGTTTCAAAACTAGATAATGGtgatttgtttttgcttttttgtgcacacgtgttttctttttctctccggGTTGAAGATAGATGATGAAAgcatgtttaatattttctcTCCAGCAGCCGACGAAGACACTGATCGTCCCCTCAGTCTCTCTCCTGATCTCCCCTACCTGCTGTGGGTTGGTGTCGGTGTTTTAGTGGTGgctctgctgctgttggtgATGGGACTACTTCTCTGTAGGAAACACAGAGGTACAGCAGCACTGTCTCCTACAAACTACATTAAATGACTTTATGATGGTTCTTTCTTTTCACGTCTCTCCTCCCTGCTTCTAcctcctctgctcttcatcttaTCCTCTAAACTActgagttcttcttcttctcctgtttttttctattcatGACATTTTATCTTTCCTGTCCTCCAGTATCGGTCTGTTTGTCGTCCGGGAAACAAACATCTCACTCACCTGGAGATCACACAGGTGAGAAACACCAACcatgtaagagataatgtagaacaagccggtcattgttgtgaaataaaccccgacagggcgatgaaACCCCCCCGATGACCTCAAGCTGTTTTAATATTTAGGTCAGATTTCTTTCTGTGCATTTATTGTGTAAAGCTTTCTGCCTGTCTTTGCTATACATGTGCTGCTTATTTAGGCATTATTGTTAAACTGTTTTAGATAAAACACAGCAAATATATTTTCTATGTTTCAGTCTCAGTAGAGGACAGAGTTGATCCACACCACGCAACACGTGCTGTTGTCAAAAAGCAAAGGAAGAAGAAAGGTAAATTATATTACAGCTTTTAGGTAGAAATGCAGTTTTAAGTATAATGTTATAGATGCATGTGTACAATATATTTAACACCTCTAATTATGATTAAACTAAACAgcgtgtgtttttatgtttcagTGTCAGGTGGTGACCGTGCAGGTGATCCAGACCTTGTGACTTATGCTGCTGTTAGAagccaaaagaagaagaagacaggtAGTTTATATGATGTTACTTCTGCTTCACTGTTAACTGGTATTTACTTCCTTGCATAATAAGACTATAGCAAGTCTGTCATGCAACATGTTTTGTCTCAAGTAATATAAAATGCAATTATAAATGAATGAGTAGGTTTTGAAGCAGCTTTCTCGCTGCAGCAGTTGTGGTTTTGTGTCACATCAGTTTTGAGAGGCGACACATTTAACACCCGACTGAAATACTACACCTACTTCAATGAATTATTTTCAGATATGTCTGCAGAAGACTGTGATGCAGGTGATAATTTGATCCTCTCAGTTTTAAACCACACGGGGAAACCACAGACTGAAACAAAGGGCCCCATCCCCAAGTTTAATATGGTCAACAGTACAAGAAGCTATGAGGTTTGAATGAGTCACTATGTATCATAcacctttaaccctctgagacccgccgacttgactgtctttcagaggctctagtaggttcagttttggcatggccattttcaaaggggtcccttgacctctgaccttaagatatgtggaaaaaattgggttctatgggtacccatgagtctcccctttacagacatgcccactttatgataatcacatgcagtttttttattgtctcctattctaaaaatggtgtgtttgaatatttctgcatactggggtcgcTAAACAGTCTTAAAATTACATAGATTGGGTCTCACCGTAAAGCTGAGCCTCTTGTGGAtctaatgagcccaactgtattcatgtgtgatgatgttagtccccataagagacatttcattgtagtgagacctgACGTCACTGTATACAATGACCTgaggtgacctctaggataatcacagcttcatgaaactttacaggcacaaactagagacctagagcatttagaggatggttggatcaaactagagacctagagcattcagaggttGTTTACACAAcgcaagtgctcgccatccaatcgctgaaaaatgcaattcttgcagaaatctccaaatgtcaaaaaatgtttgggtcttggtgtcttaatgtggtattttggagggattattgatcatttttataaattctggagtgataaaaaatggttaaatttagcaccaaatctgtataacaaatggtatcaacccaaaaattgctgcaacaacttattttatttattttaaataattaattagttaattcatgtttatttctgatttatgactagaagaacttgacacatagcgctgagctgcatctcaaattaatcttcaggttctcagctttcagatgatgtacaccacttctatgtgacatctactgttgacctgatatctccccctaaagaccccctggaccccctctaaaaaagactaaaatggctctattgtgggtctcagagggttaatggaAACTGTGTGCCTCACAACCTAAAGAATGCTTCATAGAAAGttgtaaaataataagaataacaaCACTTAAATATTCAGTAATTTGTGAATAAAATCGTATTTGTTTCCCAAACAGGTACCAAGTCACGTCGACCAGAAGAGAGCGTCGTCTATTCTTCAGTTCACTATAGGTGAGACTGACGCTGATACAGAATCGATTTCTTCTAATATTACAGTCTATGTACAGCTGACAATATGAACCATAAAATCTTTATAATGAGTTCAATGAAATGTCCTCAAAAGTCGTTATTTGGATGTTTTAACACTgtataataaccataatttatGAATCAATAGTTAGTTAAACTtagttaattgttattttactgttaacaaacaatgaaatgataattaataatgtttactaattattagatatgctataatttgttatttcatCAAtagtttgtttgatttgtttgttattaacagtttattgttgaacacattataacattttatataccatattaagtatttgttaatgaataccaaattatttgtaaacctttaataaactgtttttaaaacatctataaacatttaattttttttatttcttatatcatttttgtaatttgttaaaatgtaaacaaaaaaaacatacgaaaaatgaacaaatgtgttattttttgggccgtcaaagttaatgcgctaataacgccactaattcctttaacgcgTTAACCCAATCGATACTTCGGCGGtcatagcgggctcagttttaaagctagagtgaagatactggtatcatatgaaactagaaaacctaatgaatccattggtaccaaccatatcatactagctatATATACTAGCAATATATGTACTTCACactgtatctgtgtgtctatTTATATCTCTGATTTGCCAATATGCTGATGACATCCGCCTAATTTTGGCAGA
This window contains:
- the LOC119481857 gene encoding uncharacterized protein LOC119481857 isoform X2, with protein sequence MEVTALCIRLMVEVLVLLVVNHGYLAQKTAFPRVRPDRLQFFEYETVSVDCEEFGGLTEWRVMTKLHKSPSNSYWNSSAASCTIHPVFESHSGEFWCEDEGGNTSAAVNIAVTAGSVILEVPARPVVEGYDVTLHCRKKKSQSKHIADFYKDGSRLGTQYENNLMIQNVSKSDEGFYKCSISGAGDSPQSWLAVSKLDNADEDTDRPLSLSPDLPYLLWVGVGVLVVALLLLVMGLLLCRKHRVSVCLSSGKQTSHSPGDHTVSVEDRVDPHHATRAVVKKQRKKKVSGGDRAGDPDLVTYAAVRSQKKKKTGTKSRRPEESVVYSSVHYR
- the LOC119481857 gene encoding uncharacterized protein LOC119481857 isoform X1 — its product is MEVTALCIRLMVEVLVLLVVNHGYLAQKTAFPRVRPDRLQFFEYETVSVDCEEFGGLTEWRVMTKLHKSPSNSYWNSSAASCTIHPVFESHSGEFWCEDEGGNTSAAVNIAVTAGSVILEVPARPVVEGYDVTLHCRKKKSQSKHIADFYKDGSRLGTQYENNLMIQNVSKSDEGFYKCSISGAGDSPQSWLAVSKLDNAADEDTDRPLSLSPDLPYLLWVGVGVLVVALLLLVMGLLLCRKHRVSVCLSSGKQTSHSPGDHTVSVEDRVDPHHATRAVVKKQRKKKVSGGDRAGDPDLVTYAAVRSQKKKKTGTKSRRPEESVVYSSVHYR